The Paraburkholderia sp. ZP32-5 genome includes a window with the following:
- a CDS encoding ABC transporter permease: MRPAPTETVQSGRALRVARRLYTLGPLVGLILLCIVGTLLNRDFATLDNLMNVLTRTSFIGIIAVGMTFVIISGGIDLSVGSMAALIAGSMIWLMNGLAAGAAGHALPPLAIVAIGIVAALVLGAVFGCAHGLLITKGRIEPFIVTLGTLGIFRAVLTWLADGGALTLNDSLSDLYGPVYYASLFGVPVPIWVFLVVAAGGALILNRTAFGRHVQAIGSNEQVARYAAIRVDTVKIVTYVLVGICVGVATVLYVPRLGSATPTTGLLWELEAIAAVVVGGTALRGGEGRVVGTVIGAILLSVIANILNLTSIISVYLNAAVQGVVIIFVAFVQRGRR, encoded by the coding sequence ATGCGACCGGCACCCACTGAGACCGTGCAAAGCGGCCGCGCGCTGCGCGTCGCGCGGCGCCTTTATACGCTCGGGCCGCTGGTCGGGCTGATTCTGCTGTGCATCGTCGGCACCTTGCTGAATCGCGACTTCGCGACGCTCGACAACCTGATGAACGTGCTCACGCGCACGTCGTTCATCGGCATCATCGCGGTCGGCATGACCTTCGTGATCATTTCGGGCGGCATCGATCTGTCGGTCGGCTCGATGGCCGCGCTGATCGCGGGCAGCATGATCTGGCTGATGAACGGCCTGGCCGCGGGCGCGGCCGGCCACGCGCTGCCGCCGCTCGCGATCGTCGCGATCGGCATCGTCGCGGCACTCGTGCTCGGCGCGGTATTCGGTTGCGCGCATGGCCTGCTGATTACCAAGGGGCGCATCGAGCCGTTCATCGTGACGCTCGGCACGCTGGGGATCTTTCGCGCGGTGCTGACGTGGCTCGCCGATGGCGGTGCGCTGACGCTCAACGATTCGCTGTCCGATCTCTACGGTCCGGTGTATTACGCGAGTCTGTTCGGCGTACCCGTGCCGATCTGGGTATTTCTGGTGGTCGCCGCGGGCGGCGCGCTGATCCTGAATCGCACCGCGTTCGGCCGGCATGTACAGGCAATCGGTTCGAACGAGCAGGTCGCGCGCTATGCGGCGATTCGCGTCGATACCGTGAAGATCGTCACGTATGTGCTGGTCGGCATCTGCGTCGGCGTCGCGACCGTGCTGTACGTGCCGCGGCTCGGTTCGGCCACGCCGACCACGGGGCTGTTGTGGGAACTGGAGGCGATCGCGGCGGTGGTGGTCGGCGGCACTGCGCTGAGGGGCGGCGAGGGGCGCGTGGTCGGCACGGTGATCGGCGCGATCCTGCTGTCGGTGATCGCGAACATCCTGAACCTGACCAGCATCATCAGCGTGTATCTGAACGCGGCGGT